In a genomic window of Nostoc sp. UHCC 0870:
- a CDS encoding RnfABCDGE type electron transport complex subunit D, translated as MLLKDIRDYQILFLGLFLILGIGTRDWTLRPELIAVAIATCLTTQCILSLVQVRKQEVEDAPNLLSPIPSTLNLRSALITALGLSLLLRADHWTTMAFAAASAIASKFFLRVNQKHFFNPANFGIIVALVFTSDAWVSPGQWGEDWWYGLLFAGAGGMILQRVGRWDTTAAFLGAYSLLEAMRNLWLGWTWDVYLHRLMSGSLLLFALFMVTDPRSIPNARMGRVIWAVGIAIVTFLLRNYFFIPTAVFWALFMFAPLSILFDVICAAPRFDWLEAVRSKGVGV; from the coding sequence ATGTTGCTCAAAGATATACGGGATTATCAAATTCTTTTTCTCGGCTTGTTCCTGATTTTGGGTATTGGAACAAGGGATTGGACTCTGCGACCAGAATTAATTGCAGTAGCGATCGCCACCTGTTTAACAACACAGTGCATTTTGTCTTTAGTGCAAGTCAGAAAGCAGGAGGTAGAAGATGCGCCCAATCTTCTGTCCCCAATCCCTAGTACCCTGAATCTCCGCAGTGCTTTGATTACTGCTTTGGGACTCAGTTTACTTTTACGGGCTGATCATTGGACAACGATGGCTTTTGCGGCAGCTAGTGCGATCGCTAGTAAGTTTTTCTTACGAGTTAACCAAAAACATTTCTTTAATCCAGCTAACTTTGGCATCATTGTTGCCTTAGTTTTCACTTCTGATGCTTGGGTTTCTCCAGGACAGTGGGGGGAAGATTGGTGGTATGGGCTGTTATTTGCTGGGGCTGGAGGGATGATTTTGCAACGGGTTGGTCGTTGGGATACTACAGCCGCCTTTTTGGGTGCTTACTCCCTATTAGAAGCCATGCGTAATCTCTGGTTGGGCTGGACTTGGGATGTTTATTTGCATCGGTTAATGAGTGGGTCTTTGTTGCTGTTTGCCTTATTTATGGTGACAGATCCCCGGTCAATTCCTAACGCACGGATGGGGCGTGTGATTTGGGCAGTGGGTATTGCTATTGTTACTTTCCTGCTGCGGAATTATTTCTTTATCCCCACGGCAGTTTTTTGGGCATTGTTCATGTTTGCACCTTTAAGCATCCTATTTGATGTGATCTGTGCAGCCCCCCGTTTTGATTGGTTAGAGGCGGTGAGGAGTAAGGGTGTAGGGGTGTAG
- a CDS encoding phosphoribosyltransferase, producing the protein MLFKDRTAAGQVLASKLADYANCPDVLVLALPRGGVPVAFEIAQALNAPLDVLVVRKLGVPNNPELAMGAIASGGVRIINQQIVNEINISEEVIARVAAQEQRELERRESMYRGDEPFPELTGRKVILVDDGLATGATMWAAVIAVRQKNPQEIVIAVPVAAPETYQQLQPKVEKMFCIATPSQFYSVGMWYEDFPQTTDAEVHELLKKAGNLVNSQ; encoded by the coding sequence ATGCTATTTAAAGACCGCACAGCCGCAGGCCAAGTTTTAGCCAGCAAGTTAGCAGATTACGCTAACTGCCCCGATGTGCTGGTTTTAGCCCTACCTAGGGGTGGTGTTCCTGTTGCTTTTGAAATTGCTCAAGCTTTAAATGCTCCCTTAGATGTCTTAGTAGTACGCAAACTTGGTGTACCTAATAATCCAGAACTAGCTATGGGAGCGATCGCTTCTGGTGGTGTCCGCATCATCAATCAACAAATTGTCAATGAGATCAACATTTCTGAAGAAGTCATTGCTAGAGTTGCAGCCCAAGAACAACGAGAACTAGAAAGACGGGAAAGTATGTATCGGGGCGATGAACCTTTTCCCGAATTAACAGGACGCAAAGTTATCTTAGTCGATGATGGTTTAGCCACCGGTGCAACCATGTGGGCGGCGGTAATTGCTGTCAGACAAAAAAATCCCCAAGAGATTGTGATTGCTGTCCCCGTTGCTGCACCAGAGACATATCAACAATTACAACCCAAAGTAGAAAAAATGTTCTGTATCGCCACACCCAGCCAATTTTATAGCGTGGGTATGTGGTATGAAGACTTTCCTCAAACTACCGATGCTGAAGTCCATGAATTGCTCAAAAAAGCCGGTAATTTAGTTAACAGTCAATAA
- a CDS encoding HPF/RaiA family ribosome-associated protein, translating into MQVPLEITYRNLEKTAAIDNLIKEKVAKLEHICSYINSCHIAVEKIHDRPRSGSPYRVRIDLTVPPGHELVAHSNPSQSIQYDPLDAVIRDAFDAARQQLVKLTQIQQQSDRAQTQEDAGETTGLVIKLFRDQGYGFIKNLDGEEIYFHSNSVLHNDFERLEIGTGVHCAVEEGEEGLQASTVKIVDKPGVRAGKSGQTLIEPPLDWRE; encoded by the coding sequence ATGCAAGTACCACTAGAAATTACCTATCGCAACTTAGAAAAAACAGCTGCGATCGATAACTTAATTAAAGAAAAAGTTGCCAAATTAGAGCATATTTGCAGTTATATCAATAGCTGTCACATCGCCGTTGAAAAGATACACGATCGCCCCCGTAGTGGTTCGCCCTACCGCGTCAGAATTGATCTCACCGTACCACCAGGACATGAACTCGTAGCACATAGTAATCCTAGTCAAAGTATCCAGTATGATCCTCTAGATGCCGTCATTAGAGATGCTTTTGATGCAGCGCGTCAGCAATTAGTCAAACTAACCCAAATTCAACAACAAAGCGATCGCGCCCAAACCCAGGAAGACGCAGGAGAAACCACAGGACTAGTCATCAAACTATTCCGAGATCAAGGTTATGGCTTTATCAAAAACCTAGATGGCGAAGAAATTTACTTCCACAGTAACAGCGTCCTCCATAACGACTTTGAACGCCTAGAAATTGGTACAGGTGTCCATTGTGCTGTAGAAGAAGGCGAAGAAGGACTACAAGCCAGTACAGTCAAAATCGTAGATAAACCAGGTGTCCGTGCTGGTAAATCTGGTCAAACCCTAATTGAACCGCCCTTAGACTGGAGAGAATAA
- the gatC gene encoding Asp-tRNA(Asn)/Glu-tRNA(Gln) amidotransferase subunit GatC, producing the protein MIDREQVHKVALLARLELTPEEEEQFTIQLGSILDYVEQLSELDVTDVLPTTRAIDVSNVTRDDELQPYADREAILNSAPEQEGEFFKVPKIMNAD; encoded by the coding sequence ATGATTGACCGGGAACAAGTTCATAAAGTCGCCCTGCTGGCTCGTTTAGAATTGACTCCAGAAGAAGAGGAGCAATTTACAATTCAGCTAGGCAGTATTTTAGATTATGTGGAGCAGTTGAGTGAGTTGGATGTTACTGATGTACTTCCTACAACACGGGCTATTGATGTTAGCAATGTAACTAGAGATGATGAATTACAACCATATGCTGACAGAGAAGCTATTCTCAACAGTGCGCCTGAACAAGAAGGTGAATTTTTTAAAGTACCAAAAATTATGAATGCTGATTAG
- a CDS encoding photosystem I assembly protein Ycf3, translating to MPRTQKNDNFIDKSFTVMADIILKILPTNKKAKEAFVYYRDGMSAQAEGEYAEALEYYEEALTLEEDSNDRGYILYNMGLIYASNGDHDKALELYHQGVELNPRLPQALNNIAVIYHYQGEKAKEAGDHDGGEALFDQAADYWIRAIRMAPNNYIEAQNWLKTTGRMQIDVFF from the coding sequence ATGCCAAGAACGCAAAAAAACGATAACTTTATTGATAAATCCTTTACAGTTATGGCAGATATCATCCTCAAGATACTGCCAACTAACAAAAAAGCTAAAGAAGCATTCGTTTATTACCGAGATGGGATGTCCGCCCAGGCAGAAGGTGAGTATGCCGAAGCACTAGAATATTATGAAGAAGCCCTAACCCTAGAGGAAGACTCCAACGATCGCGGTTATATTCTCTACAATATGGGTTTAATTTATGCCAGTAACGGCGACCACGACAAAGCTTTAGAACTCTATCACCAAGGCGTTGAACTCAATCCGCGCTTACCCCAAGCCTTAAATAATATCGCTGTAATTTACCACTATCAAGGCGAAAAAGCCAAAGAAGCTGGGGATCACGACGGCGGCGAAGCACTATTTGACCAAGCCGCAGACTACTGGATTAGAGCCATTCGCATGGCCCCCAATAACTACATTGAAGCCCAAAACTGGCTCAAAACCACTGGACGGATGCAAATCGACGTATTCTTTTAG
- a CDS encoding SOS response-associated peptidase, with protein sequence MCGRFTLTQTAKALAEIFHVQPGQNLAAQYNIAPTQMVVTVLHNPEVNRRELQQLRWGLIPSWAKDSSIGSKLINARSETVAEKPSFRSAFKHRRCLVVADGFYEWQKQQGTKQPFYFRLRDEQPFGFAGLWEKWSSPTQEEIISCTILTTTANELLQSIHDRMPVILDPKDYDLWLDAEVQTPQPLQSLLSPYPAAAMTGYPVSKLVNSPKHNIPECIMPVNEQNTHPNQLN encoded by the coding sequence ATGTGTGGAAGATTTACTTTAACCCAGACAGCAAAAGCATTAGCTGAAATTTTTCATGTTCAACCCGGGCAAAATTTGGCTGCACAATATAACATTGCACCTACGCAAATGGTGGTGACAGTTTTGCATAATCCTGAAGTTAATCGGCGTGAATTGCAGCAGTTACGCTGGGGTCTAATTCCTTCATGGGCTAAAGATTCCAGCATCGGGTCAAAATTAATTAACGCCAGATCAGAGACCGTAGCCGAAAAACCCTCCTTTCGTTCCGCCTTCAAGCACCGACGCTGTTTAGTGGTGGCTGATGGCTTTTATGAGTGGCAAAAACAACAAGGGACAAAACAGCCATTTTACTTTCGTCTCCGAGACGAACAACCCTTTGGCTTTGCGGGTTTGTGGGAAAAATGGAGTTCCCCCACCCAAGAGGAAATCATTTCTTGTACAATTTTGACAACGACAGCCAACGAATTATTGCAATCAATCCATGATCGGATGCCAGTAATTCTTGACCCCAAAGATTACGATTTATGGCTAGATGCCGAAGTACAGACACCTCAACCACTACAGTCCCTATTATCGCCCTATCCAGCCGCAGCCATGACTGGCTACCCCGTAAGCAAACTGGTCAATAGCCCAAAACACAACATTCCTGAATGTATCATGCCAGTCAACGAGCAGAATACCCACCCAAATCAGTTAAATTAG
- a CDS encoding glutathione S-transferase family protein, translating into MESLRLYDFLLSGNGYKIRLLLIQMGIPFERVEVNILKGESRTIEFLSKNPNGRIPVLEIEPEKYLAESNAILMYLSENTEFLPYDRYLKAQVMQWLFFEQYSHEPYIAKSRFWMSILGKAKEYHTALEQLREPGYAALKVMENHLRYHSFFVDERYTIADIALFAYTHVADEGGFDLTQFPAIQAWLERVKAQPGYISITHEPQLCLDW; encoded by the coding sequence ATGGAATCATTACGTTTGTACGATTTTTTACTTTCAGGTAACGGCTACAAGATACGTCTTTTATTAATACAAATGGGTATACCATTTGAGAGAGTAGAGGTTAATATTTTAAAAGGAGAGAGCCGCACAATAGAATTTTTGAGTAAAAATCCTAACGGTAGAATACCAGTTTTAGAAATTGAACCAGAAAAATATTTAGCAGAATCGAATGCTATATTGATGTACTTGAGCGAAAATACAGAATTTTTACCTTACGATCGCTATTTAAAAGCACAGGTGATGCAATGGTTATTTTTTGAACAATATAGCCATGAACCATATATTGCTAAATCAAGATTTTGGATGTCTATTTTAGGGAAAGCCAAGGAATACCATACCGCCCTAGAACAATTACGTGAACCGGGTTACGCAGCCCTCAAAGTAATGGAAAATCATTTACGCTATCATAGCTTTTTTGTGGATGAGCGTTACACAATTGCTGATATTGCTTTGTTCGCTTATACTCACGTTGCTGATGAAGGAGGGTTTGATTTAACACAATTCCCTGCAATTCAAGCTTGGCTAGAACGAGTCAAAGCCCAACCAGGATATATCAGTATTACCCATGAGCCTCAATTATGCTTGGATTGGTAG
- a CDS encoding DUF167 domain-containing protein: MQKKVKVKPNSKQQKIAEQSDGSLTVHLKSPPVDGKANEELIKLLADKFDVSKSQIRIKTGLSSRQKLIEIDTDV; this comes from the coding sequence ATGCAAAAAAAAGTGAAAGTTAAACCCAACTCAAAACAGCAAAAAATTGCCGAACAATCTGATGGTAGCCTAACTGTACACTTAAAATCTCCACCTGTAGACGGGAAAGCTAACGAGGAATTAATTAAACTACTAGCCGACAAGTTTGATGTATCAAAATCTCAGATCAGAATTAAGACTGGTTTATCCTCACGGCAAAAACTGATTGAAATTGATACAGATGTTTAA
- a CDS encoding ribosomal maturation YjgA family protein translates to MLHNRTQSKLINLSLLIVVAMGFLFKYYPGFGHQWLNNYGAAVFYEIFWCLFAFWFFRSQTAIKQIPIWVFIITCIIEFLQLWHPPLLNQVRATFIGKLLLGTTFAWWDFPHYALGCILGWLWLKKLQYIGYAKKSES, encoded by the coding sequence ATGCTTCATAATCGCACCCAATCAAAATTAATCAACCTATCTCTGCTCATTGTAGTAGCGATGGGATTTTTGTTTAAATATTATCCAGGTTTTGGTCATCAGTGGTTAAATAACTATGGAGCAGCAGTATTTTACGAAATATTTTGGTGTCTGTTTGCCTTTTGGTTTTTCCGAAGTCAAACTGCTATCAAACAAATTCCCATATGGGTTTTTATTATTACCTGTATTATAGAATTTCTTCAACTTTGGCATCCACCACTTTTAAATCAGGTTCGCGCTACATTCATAGGTAAACTCTTGCTTGGTACTACCTTTGCTTGGTGGGATTTTCCTCATTATGCACTGGGTTGTATTTTAGGTTGGTTATGGCTAAAAAAATTACAGTACATAGGTTATGCAAAAAAAAGTGAAAGTTAA
- a CDS encoding DUF2231 domain-containing protein: METTETTSTSSTASTPFPNIPPVIESDDREYRDTGVPSTVAIAGHPLHPLSVIFPIAFLAAALGSDFGYWLTRDFFWARASFWLIGLGLASGAIAAMIGLSDFLQIERVRKRQAGWAHLILNVSLLTLSVVNFLLRLGDVEAKILPWGLLLSLIVGTLTSISGWFGAELSYRHKIGVVGAGSRRYP; encoded by the coding sequence ATGGAAACCACAGAAACAACTTCTACAAGTTCCACAGCTTCCACACCATTCCCCAATATTCCCCCAGTGATTGAAAGTGACGATCGCGAATATCGTGATACAGGTGTACCCAGTACAGTAGCGATCGCCGGACATCCTTTACATCCCCTCAGTGTGATTTTTCCCATAGCCTTTTTAGCAGCCGCCTTGGGAAGCGACTTTGGTTACTGGTTAACCCGTGATTTCTTCTGGGCTAGGGCTTCCTTTTGGTTAATTGGATTAGGATTAGCTAGTGGTGCGATCGCTGCAATGATCGGTCTAAGCGACTTTTTGCAAATCGAACGCGTCCGCAAGCGTCAAGCAGGCTGGGCGCACCTGATTCTCAATGTTTCTCTCTTAACCTTGAGTGTAGTTAATTTCCTACTGCGACTAGGCGACGTTGAAGCCAAAATCTTACCTTGGGGACTATTACTGTCGTTAATCGTCGGTACTCTCACCAGCATTTCCGGCTGGTTTGGTGCAGAACTTTCCTACCGCCACAAAATCGGCGTAGTCGGTGCTGGTAGTAGAAGATATCCTTGA